From a single Pieris napi chromosome 7, ilPieNapi1.2, whole genome shotgun sequence genomic region:
- the LOC125050859 gene encoding uncharacterized protein LOC125050859 isoform X1: MRSVCQFLLLARLVAAITGPRIENDFDRNRPTNLGHPGFNEHQTRFGLNSPLQNFQQQPAVINNAPQLPFPQPILNQQPYVPQFNSLLPAQNIPNNAIPIQNSNNFQFNQQSNANPQLNNFHQNVGSQNFQQSQNIQQAPTIPTFQNSLPLAQNPPIFNHNPNIPSPLSLTQQRPTQAAFLPTLQTAQSQQSFNGPNPITIQAAPNLAPQNHNQNGQVPFQASQQISQPNNQGSIFTNPQPSDFQQYYEQQSKENLEKLKELQERQRIIQKHQEFVQKQQQKQQEKVEKLHDEFLSRQATKSLPTYTTTENYEDSFRRGQEKRRPILPHETDLFKKALDLYEQQHPTTTTSTTTTTTTTQRPRFIRTRPTARSRTPPQDRNKQKLYNDIKNLLEESETKGFDDNLRAKSVALLQKPDILKQLKVALAENPEDFSEKNFTSREISLNGQKYEVIRTNNPNLIPKGAISADSPDLGKLVAATQETQKESHVSFDDLTKGVLPPGANFELVKQGDNGKLEEVSALPNTLPNKKKVTFVFLEEQDDGSYKVKGVKANGQQTEEGPEVEEILNRIRKGEISLPGPTKISNALFSSTTENPTTTNLDYIAESSHNPSTYTSFVTTSSYGSSGLTNPVQTTPAPIHRNSIAPARTTQKSYRETYTPRESQRESYTPRERESYTQRDLPRETYSQRETTRETYSQREPTRETFTPRESIRESYTQKAPHNEIYTEREPTRESYTQRESPRESYTQRENSRESYTQNERETYSQRDPTKEPLTQRETFTQKDAIRDTYTPRESQTFQSSTGRPTTERFIIKTSTPTYTIRSQKQTQRSPFPSTTIVNTTPVYRSTPQDVVVIGSSTLAPTYEEPTQNIFASASSPGLIDILKENGLFATAKYLKQSGLDAILNETGPYTIFAPTDKAFRTLLVQLGGPDRAEEKFRDNPRLLSGLLLHHVIPGAFDIASLQDEMTGVSLAGTQLRVNQYDMHDVEWNEVKVTTINGARVIDDKRDIHIPQGIAHAVDRVMFPLPVGDLVQTLQADRDRRFTTFLKAIFASGFADTLAESKTYTVFAPTDTAFAKLAPSELSRYSEKAAARALVARHVLPGTLYSAGMRYYQLRNSMEDAKPLTLQKNSGRIKVNNAQVITHNIPATNGVIHAVDTLL; encoded by the exons ATAGAAAACGATTTCGACCGAAACAGACCAACAAACCTGGGACATCCTGGTTTTAACGAGCATCAAACAAGATTTGGGCTGAACTCTCCGTTACAAAACTTCCAGCAGCAGCCAGCAGTCATCAATAATGCCCCACAACTTCCTTTCCCGCAACCAATACTAAATCAACAACCATATGTGCCTCAGTTTAACAGTCTTCTTCCAGCACAAAATATCCCAAATAACGCCATCCCTATTCAAAACAGCAACAACTTTCAATTCAATCAACAGTCAAATGCGAATCCTCAACTCAACaattttcatcaaaatgtAGGATCTCAAAATTTTCAACAAAGTCAAAACATACAACAAGCACCTACGATTCCAACATTCCAAAACAGCCTTCCATTAGCTCAAAATCCACcaatatttaatcataatCCAAACATTCCATCTCCTCTATCTCTTACACAACAAAGACCAACGCAAGCTGCTTTTCTACCAACTTTACAAACAGCACAAAGTCAGCAAAGCTTTAATGGTCCTAACCCTATTACGATCCAAGCTGCACCAAATTTAGCACCTCAGAACCATAACCAAAATGGGCAAGTGCCGTTCCAAGCTTCGCAACAAATCAGCCAACCAAATAATCAAGGTTCAATATTTACAAACCCTCAGCCATCCGATTTCCAACAATATTATGAACAACAATCTAAAGAGAACTTAGAAAAGCTTAAGGAACTACAGGAAAGACAAcgaattattcaaaaacacCAGGAATTCGTGCagaaacaacaacaaaaacaaCAGGAGAAAGTTGAAAAGCTTCATGACGAATTCTTGAGTAGACAAGCTACTAAATCATTACCAACTTATACAACAACTGAAAACTACGAAGACAGTTTTAGAAGAGGTCAGGAAAAACGACGACCAATTTTACcgcatgaaacagatttattCAAAAAAGCACTTGACCTTTACGAGCAACAACATCCAACAACAACTACCAGTACTACAACAACCACAACAACAACACAACGGCCTAGGTTTATTAGGACCAGACCAACTGCCCGATCTCGCACTCCACCACAGGacagaaataaacaaaaactctACAATGACATAAAGAACCTGCTAGAAGAAAGTGAAACAAAAGGATTTGATGACAACCTTCGAGCCAAGAGTGTTGCTCTATTACAAAAACcggatattttaaaacaacttaAAGTAGCTTTAGCAGAAAATCCTGAAGATTTTAGCGAGAAAAATTTCACTTCTCGTGAGATATCGCTAAATGGTCAAAAATACGAAGTTATAAGAACAAATAACCCTAATTTAATCCCCAAAGGTGCAATATCTGCTGATAGTCCGGATTTGGGAAAGTTAGTAGCCGCCACACAAGAAACGCAGAAAGAAAGTCATGTATCATTTGACGATTTAACAAAGGGTGTTTTGCCACCAGGTGCTAATTTTGAACTCGTAAAACAGGGTGATAATGGCAAATTGGAAGAAGTGTCAGCATTGCCAAATACCCTTCCAAACAAAAAGAAGGTTACATTTGTATTTCTAGAAGAGCAGGATGATGGTTCCTACAAGGTTAAGGGGGTAAAAGCGAATGGACAACAGACAGAAGAAGGACCTGAGGTAGAGGAAATTTTGAACAGGATTCGAAAAGGTGAAATTTCTCTCCCAGGACCTACTAAAATATCAAATGCATTGTTTTCGTCAACAACAGAAAACCCTACAACGACTAATTTAGACTACATAGCGGAATCATCACATAATCCTTCAACATACACCAGTTTTGTGACAACTTCAAGTTATGGTTCTTCGGGACTTACGAACCCTGTACAAACTACTCCTGCCCCGATACATAGGAATTCCATTGCACCTGCTAGGACTACACAAAAATCATACAGAGAAACCTACACTCCAAGAGAATCACAAAGAGAATCATATACACCCAGAGAAAGAGAATCATACACCCAAAGAGACTTGCCAAGAGAGACGTATAGTCAAAGAGAAACAACAAGAGAGACGTATAGTCAAAGAGAACCAACACGAGAAACGTTTACACCGAGAGAGTCAATAAGAGAATCGTACACTCAGAAGGCACCACACAACGAGATTTATACTGAGCGAGAACCAACAAGAGAATCGTACACCCAACGTGAATCGCCTAGGGAAAGTTACACGCAACGTGAGAATTCAAGAGAATCATACACCCAGAATGAAAGAGAGACATATTCTCAAAGAGATCCAACAAAAGAACCATTGACACAAAGAGAAACATTCACACAAAAAGATGCTATTAGAGATACATATACTCCACGAGAATCTCAAACGTTTCAATCTTCGACAGGTCGTCCAACAACAGAACGCTTCATCATAAAAACCTCTACTCCAACTTATACAATTAGAAGTCAGAAACAGACTCAAAGAAGCCCATTCCCAAGTACAACAATAGTAAACACAACGCCAGTATATAGATCAACACCTCAAGACGTAGTTGTAATAGGGTCTTCTACGCTGGCACCAACTTATGAGGAGCCAACTCAAAATATTTTCGCTTCGGCGTCTAGCCCAGGTCTCATAGATATTCTTAAGGAAAATGGTCTATTCGCAACAGCCAAATATTTGAAGCAGTCTGGGTTAGATGCGATTTTGAATGAGACTGGGCCTTACACAATTTTCGCTCCAACTGATAAAGCGTTTAGGACGCTGCTAGTACAACTTGGAGGACCAGACAGAGCAGAAGAGAAGTTCCGTGACAATCCTCGTCTGTTGAGTGgt TTATTGCTTCACCACGTAATCCCAGGTGCATTCGATATAGCCTCGTTACAGGATGAGATGACAGGTGTCTCCTTAGCTGGTACACAACTACGAGTTAATCAGTATGACATGCATGATGTTGAATGGAACGAGGTTAAGGTCACCACCATCAATGGAGCCCGAGTAATTGATGACAAGAGAGATATTCATATACCACAG GGAATCGCTCACGCAGTCGACCGAGTGATGTTTCCTCTGCCCGTGGGCGATTTGGTACAGACTCTGCAAGCAGACCGAGATAGAAGATTCACTACATTCTTGAAGGCCATCTTCGCCAGTGGCTTTGCGGATACTTTAGCGG aaagcAAAACGTATACAGTTTTCGCGCCGACAGACACGGCATTTGCGAAATTAGCGCCAAGCGAGTTATCGCGGTATTCTGAAAAAGCTGCTGCACGCGCTTTGGTCGCAAGACATGTACTACCGGGCACGCTGTACAGCGCAGGCATGCGGTATTACCAGCTACGGAACTCCATGGAGGATGCTAAGCCGCTCACACTTCAAAAGAACTCcg GTCGAATAAAAGTGAACAACGCTCAAGTTATTACACACAATATTCCAGCAACAAACGGAGTTATTCATGCAGTTGATACATTACTTTAG
- the LOC125050859 gene encoding uncharacterized protein LOC125050859 isoform X2 — translation MRSVCQFLLLARLVAAITGPRIENDFDRNRPTNLGHPGFNEHQTRFGLNSPLQNFQQQPAVINNAPQLPFPQPILNQQPYVPQFNSLLPAQNIPNNAIPIQNSNNFQFNQQSNANPQLNNFHQNVGSQNFQQSQNIQQAPTIPTFQNSLPLAQNPPIFNHNPNIPSPLSLTQQRPTQAAFLPTLQTAQSQQSFNGPNPITIQAAPNLAPQNHNQNGQVPFQASQQISQPNNQGSIFTNPQPSDFQQYYEQQSKENLEKLKELQERQRIIQKHQEFVQKQQQKQQEKVEKLHDEFLSRQATKSLPTYTTTENYEDSFRRGQEKRRPILPHETDLFKKALDLYEQQHPTTTTSTTTTTTTTQRPRFIRTRPTARSRTPPQDRNKQKLYNDIKNLLEESETKGFDDNLRAKSVALLQKPDILKQLKVALAENPEDFSEKNFTSREISLNGQKYEVIRTNNPNLIPKGAISADSPDLGKLVAATQETQKESHVSFDDLTKGVLPPGANFELVKQGDNGKLEEVSALPNTLPNKKKVTFVFLEEQDDGSYKVKGVKANGQQTEEGPEVEEILNRIRKGEISLPGPTKISNALFSSTTENPTTTNLDYIAESSHNPSTYTSFVTTSSYGSSGLTNPVQTTPAPIHRNSIAPARTTQKSYRETYTPRESQRESYTPRERESYTQRDLPRETYSQREPTRETFTPRESIRESYTQKAPHNEIYTEREPTRESYTQRESPRESYTQRENSRESYTQNERETYSQRDPTKEPLTQRETFTQKDAIRDTYTPRESQTFQSSTGRPTTERFIIKTSTPTYTIRSQKQTQRSPFPSTTIVNTTPVYRSTPQDVVVIGSSTLAPTYEEPTQNIFASASSPGLIDILKENGLFATAKYLKQSGLDAILNETGPYTIFAPTDKAFRTLLVQLGGPDRAEEKFRDNPRLLSGLLLHHVIPGAFDIASLQDEMTGVSLAGTQLRVNQYDMHDVEWNEVKVTTINGARVIDDKRDIHIPQGIAHAVDRVMFPLPVGDLVQTLQADRDRRFTTFLKAIFASGFADTLAESKTYTVFAPTDTAFAKLAPSELSRYSEKAAARALVARHVLPGTLYSAGMRYYQLRNSMEDAKPLTLQKNSGRIKVNNAQVITHNIPATNGVIHAVDTLL, via the exons ATAGAAAACGATTTCGACCGAAACAGACCAACAAACCTGGGACATCCTGGTTTTAACGAGCATCAAACAAGATTTGGGCTGAACTCTCCGTTACAAAACTTCCAGCAGCAGCCAGCAGTCATCAATAATGCCCCACAACTTCCTTTCCCGCAACCAATACTAAATCAACAACCATATGTGCCTCAGTTTAACAGTCTTCTTCCAGCACAAAATATCCCAAATAACGCCATCCCTATTCAAAACAGCAACAACTTTCAATTCAATCAACAGTCAAATGCGAATCCTCAACTCAACaattttcatcaaaatgtAGGATCTCAAAATTTTCAACAAAGTCAAAACATACAACAAGCACCTACGATTCCAACATTCCAAAACAGCCTTCCATTAGCTCAAAATCCACcaatatttaatcataatCCAAACATTCCATCTCCTCTATCTCTTACACAACAAAGACCAACGCAAGCTGCTTTTCTACCAACTTTACAAACAGCACAAAGTCAGCAAAGCTTTAATGGTCCTAACCCTATTACGATCCAAGCTGCACCAAATTTAGCACCTCAGAACCATAACCAAAATGGGCAAGTGCCGTTCCAAGCTTCGCAACAAATCAGCCAACCAAATAATCAAGGTTCAATATTTACAAACCCTCAGCCATCCGATTTCCAACAATATTATGAACAACAATCTAAAGAGAACTTAGAAAAGCTTAAGGAACTACAGGAAAGACAAcgaattattcaaaaacacCAGGAATTCGTGCagaaacaacaacaaaaacaaCAGGAGAAAGTTGAAAAGCTTCATGACGAATTCTTGAGTAGACAAGCTACTAAATCATTACCAACTTATACAACAACTGAAAACTACGAAGACAGTTTTAGAAGAGGTCAGGAAAAACGACGACCAATTTTACcgcatgaaacagatttattCAAAAAAGCACTTGACCTTTACGAGCAACAACATCCAACAACAACTACCAGTACTACAACAACCACAACAACAACACAACGGCCTAGGTTTATTAGGACCAGACCAACTGCCCGATCTCGCACTCCACCACAGGacagaaataaacaaaaactctACAATGACATAAAGAACCTGCTAGAAGAAAGTGAAACAAAAGGATTTGATGACAACCTTCGAGCCAAGAGTGTTGCTCTATTACAAAAACcggatattttaaaacaacttaAAGTAGCTTTAGCAGAAAATCCTGAAGATTTTAGCGAGAAAAATTTCACTTCTCGTGAGATATCGCTAAATGGTCAAAAATACGAAGTTATAAGAACAAATAACCCTAATTTAATCCCCAAAGGTGCAATATCTGCTGATAGTCCGGATTTGGGAAAGTTAGTAGCCGCCACACAAGAAACGCAGAAAGAAAGTCATGTATCATTTGACGATTTAACAAAGGGTGTTTTGCCACCAGGTGCTAATTTTGAACTCGTAAAACAGGGTGATAATGGCAAATTGGAAGAAGTGTCAGCATTGCCAAATACCCTTCCAAACAAAAAGAAGGTTACATTTGTATTTCTAGAAGAGCAGGATGATGGTTCCTACAAGGTTAAGGGGGTAAAAGCGAATGGACAACAGACAGAAGAAGGACCTGAGGTAGAGGAAATTTTGAACAGGATTCGAAAAGGTGAAATTTCTCTCCCAGGACCTACTAAAATATCAAATGCATTGTTTTCGTCAACAACAGAAAACCCTACAACGACTAATTTAGACTACATAGCGGAATCATCACATAATCCTTCAACATACACCAGTTTTGTGACAACTTCAAGTTATGGTTCTTCGGGACTTACGAACCCTGTACAAACTACTCCTGCCCCGATACATAGGAATTCCATTGCACCTGCTAGGACTACACAAAAATCATACAGAGAAACCTACACTCCAAGAGAATCACAAAGAGAATCATATACACCCAGAGAAAGAGAATCATACACCCAAAGAGACTTGC CAAGAGAGACGTATAGTCAAAGAGAACCAACACGAGAAACGTTTACACCGAGAGAGTCAATAAGAGAATCGTACACTCAGAAGGCACCACACAACGAGATTTATACTGAGCGAGAACCAACAAGAGAATCGTACACCCAACGTGAATCGCCTAGGGAAAGTTACACGCAACGTGAGAATTCAAGAGAATCATACACCCAGAATGAAAGAGAGACATATTCTCAAAGAGATCCAACAAAAGAACCATTGACACAAAGAGAAACATTCACACAAAAAGATGCTATTAGAGATACATATACTCCACGAGAATCTCAAACGTTTCAATCTTCGACAGGTCGTCCAACAACAGAACGCTTCATCATAAAAACCTCTACTCCAACTTATACAATTAGAAGTCAGAAACAGACTCAAAGAAGCCCATTCCCAAGTACAACAATAGTAAACACAACGCCAGTATATAGATCAACACCTCAAGACGTAGTTGTAATAGGGTCTTCTACGCTGGCACCAACTTATGAGGAGCCAACTCAAAATATTTTCGCTTCGGCGTCTAGCCCAGGTCTCATAGATATTCTTAAGGAAAATGGTCTATTCGCAACAGCCAAATATTTGAAGCAGTCTGGGTTAGATGCGATTTTGAATGAGACTGGGCCTTACACAATTTTCGCTCCAACTGATAAAGCGTTTAGGACGCTGCTAGTACAACTTGGAGGACCAGACAGAGCAGAAGAGAAGTTCCGTGACAATCCTCGTCTGTTGAGTGgt TTATTGCTTCACCACGTAATCCCAGGTGCATTCGATATAGCCTCGTTACAGGATGAGATGACAGGTGTCTCCTTAGCTGGTACACAACTACGAGTTAATCAGTATGACATGCATGATGTTGAATGGAACGAGGTTAAGGTCACCACCATCAATGGAGCCCGAGTAATTGATGACAAGAGAGATATTCATATACCACAG GGAATCGCTCACGCAGTCGACCGAGTGATGTTTCCTCTGCCCGTGGGCGATTTGGTACAGACTCTGCAAGCAGACCGAGATAGAAGATTCACTACATTCTTGAAGGCCATCTTCGCCAGTGGCTTTGCGGATACTTTAGCGG aaagcAAAACGTATACAGTTTTCGCGCCGACAGACACGGCATTTGCGAAATTAGCGCCAAGCGAGTTATCGCGGTATTCTGAAAAAGCTGCTGCACGCGCTTTGGTCGCAAGACATGTACTACCGGGCACGCTGTACAGCGCAGGCATGCGGTATTACCAGCTACGGAACTCCATGGAGGATGCTAAGCCGCTCACACTTCAAAAGAACTCcg GTCGAATAAAAGTGAACAACGCTCAAGTTATTACACACAATATTCCAGCAACAAACGGAGTTATTCATGCAGTTGATACATTACTTTAG
- the LOC125050860 gene encoding eukaryotic translation initiation factor 2-alpha kinase 1-like isoform X1: protein MEILVLSQITNEAMSTKKDKWEALATVKSFDLGVSLNSDHESLHQSMQQIDLVNSPATTPISLLVQSLVKQLCSLLEKDMSKANHLYNTICEKLHSMKLIDDSYAMGEFEAMRSQYQRALYQLVSIASGSEIPLTLPATWPITRSGLEWSRYHKEFEELYFIARGGFGTVFKARHRLDGVEYAVKKVFIKSSDVDSIMSHLAEVKTVASLNHPNIVNYKAAWLEPLIESTVKKKRKYFMDTDSDESINSNRVSSVYSNLMKSFKTYNSKELTNKHSQSDFVISFENSNGFEEDASEEDSESEEESSTPDKNVICKLLSCKEYENCSRVNLKWATLYIQMTFCQQTLKQWLDERNSHLILSRKNSDDLCLHHADSIDCGSYEGHLTPDKTYPVACTKLDILVEMFTQLVRGLHYIHSRGIIHHDIKPSNVFVGQSESGLQVQLGDFGLACPLQRSHSGLALGTHLYAAPEQLDGQCNPKSDMYSLGIILLEMVEPFSTDMERVKTITDLRKGQIPAHLTANYPKIAHIIGKLVQRKPSKRLDTNQLLEELRNLSENKDEKIQSLKEELAAKDDEIAKLKMMLAKLNYPS, encoded by the exons ATGGAAATCTTGGTTCTATCACAAATAACCAACGAAGCAATGAGCACTAAAAAAGACAAGTGGGAGGCCTTGGCCACAGTAAAATCATTTGATttag GTGTATCTCTGAACAGCGATCATGAATCTTTACATCAGAGTATGCAACAAATAGATTTAGTCAACTCTCCAGCCACTACACCAATTAGTCTTCTAGTCCAATCTCTTGTCAAGCAACTTTGTTCATTACTAGAAAAAGACATGTCTAAGGCAAACCATCTCTACAACACTATTTGTGAGAAATTACATAGCATGAAACTCATAGATGATTCATATGCTATGGGAGAATTTGAAGCTATGAGAAGCCAGTATCAGCGAGCTCTTTACCAACTGGTATCAATAGCAAGTGGTTCTGAAATACCTCTAACTTTACCAGCTACATGGCCTATTACAAGATCTGGTCTTGAATGGTCCCGATATCACAAAGAATTTGAAGAACTTTACTTTATTGCTAGAGGTGGTTTTGGTACTGTATTTAAAGCCCGCCACAGATTGGACGGCGTTGAATATGCTGTTAAGAAAGTATTCATCAAGTCTTCAGATGTTGATTCCATTATGTCTCATCTTGCTGAAGTTAAAACTGTAGCTAGTCTTAACCATCCAAATATAGTTAATTACAAAGCAGCCTGGTTGGAACCTTTAATAGAATCAACTGTCAAAAAGAAACGCAAATACTTCATGGATACAGACAGTGATGAATCAATAAATTCAAACCGTGTTTCATCAGTATACTCAAATTTAATGAAGtcatttaaaacatacaattcaaaagaactaacaaataaacataGCCAGTCAGATTTTGTTATATCTTTTGAAAACTCAAACGGTTTTGAAGAAGATGCTTCAGAAGAAGATAGTGAGAGTGAAGAGGAATCATCTACACctgataaaaatgttatatgcaaATTATTGTCTTGCAAGGAGTATGAAAATTGTTCACGGGTGAATCTAAAGTGGGCAACACTATACATTCAGATGACTTTTTGTCAGCAGACTTTAAAACAGTGGTTGGATGAGCGAAATAGTCATTTGATTTTATCCAGGAAGAACTCTGATGATTTGTGCCTTCATCATGCAGATTCAATTGATTGCGGAAGTTATGAAGGTCACCTAACTCCAGACAAAACATACCCAGTAGCTTGCACAAAACTCGACATCTTAGTGGAAATGTTTACTCAGCTTGTGAGAGGACTACATTACATACATTCTCGAGGGATTATCCATCATGACATTAAGCCGAGCAATGTGTTTGTGGGTCAAAGTGAAAGTGGGTTACAGGTGCAGTTGGGAGATTTTGGCTTAGCTTGTCCTCTTCAACGATCACACAGTGGCTTAGCATTAGGAACTCATTTGTATGCAGCACCAGAACAATTAGATGGGCAGTGTAATCCCAAG agTGACATGTACTCTCTCGGTATAATACTTTTAGAGATGGTGGAACCATTTAGCACAGATATGGAGCGTGTTAAAACAATAACAGATCTGCGGAAAGGGCAAATACCGGCTCATCTCACTGCCAACTATCCTAAAATAGCGCACATTATTGGTAAACTGGTACAAAGGAAACCAAGTAAGCGTCTGGACACAAACCAACTGCTAGAAGAACTTAGGAATCTGTCAGAAAATAAAGATGAGAAAATCCAGTCACTAAAAGAAGAGTTAGCTGCAAAGGATGACGAGATTGCCAAATTGAAGATGATGCTTGCAAAGTTAAATTACCCTTCATAA
- the LOC125050860 gene encoding eukaryotic translation initiation factor 2-alpha kinase 1-like isoform X2 codes for MFIFILRNLEVINRRTFLGVSLNSDHESLHQSMQQIDLVNSPATTPISLLVQSLVKQLCSLLEKDMSKANHLYNTICEKLHSMKLIDDSYAMGEFEAMRSQYQRALYQLVSIASGSEIPLTLPATWPITRSGLEWSRYHKEFEELYFIARGGFGTVFKARHRLDGVEYAVKKVFIKSSDVDSIMSHLAEVKTVASLNHPNIVNYKAAWLEPLIESTVKKKRKYFMDTDSDESINSNRVSSVYSNLMKSFKTYNSKELTNKHSQSDFVISFENSNGFEEDASEEDSESEEESSTPDKNVICKLLSCKEYENCSRVNLKWATLYIQMTFCQQTLKQWLDERNSHLILSRKNSDDLCLHHADSIDCGSYEGHLTPDKTYPVACTKLDILVEMFTQLVRGLHYIHSRGIIHHDIKPSNVFVGQSESGLQVQLGDFGLACPLQRSHSGLALGTHLYAAPEQLDGQCNPKSDMYSLGIILLEMVEPFSTDMERVKTITDLRKGQIPAHLTANYPKIAHIIGKLVQRKPSKRLDTNQLLEELRNLSENKDEKIQSLKEELAAKDDEIAKLKMMLAKLNYPS; via the exons atgtttatttttatcctACGAAACCTTGAGGTTATCAACCGAAGAACCTTCCTAG GTGTATCTCTGAACAGCGATCATGAATCTTTACATCAGAGTATGCAACAAATAGATTTAGTCAACTCTCCAGCCACTACACCAATTAGTCTTCTAGTCCAATCTCTTGTCAAGCAACTTTGTTCATTACTAGAAAAAGACATGTCTAAGGCAAACCATCTCTACAACACTATTTGTGAGAAATTACATAGCATGAAACTCATAGATGATTCATATGCTATGGGAGAATTTGAAGCTATGAGAAGCCAGTATCAGCGAGCTCTTTACCAACTGGTATCAATAGCAAGTGGTTCTGAAATACCTCTAACTTTACCAGCTACATGGCCTATTACAAGATCTGGTCTTGAATGGTCCCGATATCACAAAGAATTTGAAGAACTTTACTTTATTGCTAGAGGTGGTTTTGGTACTGTATTTAAAGCCCGCCACAGATTGGACGGCGTTGAATATGCTGTTAAGAAAGTATTCATCAAGTCTTCAGATGTTGATTCCATTATGTCTCATCTTGCTGAAGTTAAAACTGTAGCTAGTCTTAACCATCCAAATATAGTTAATTACAAAGCAGCCTGGTTGGAACCTTTAATAGAATCAACTGTCAAAAAGAAACGCAAATACTTCATGGATACAGACAGTGATGAATCAATAAATTCAAACCGTGTTTCATCAGTATACTCAAATTTAATGAAGtcatttaaaacatacaattcaaaagaactaacaaataaacataGCCAGTCAGATTTTGTTATATCTTTTGAAAACTCAAACGGTTTTGAAGAAGATGCTTCAGAAGAAGATAGTGAGAGTGAAGAGGAATCATCTACACctgataaaaatgttatatgcaaATTATTGTCTTGCAAGGAGTATGAAAATTGTTCACGGGTGAATCTAAAGTGGGCAACACTATACATTCAGATGACTTTTTGTCAGCAGACTTTAAAACAGTGGTTGGATGAGCGAAATAGTCATTTGATTTTATCCAGGAAGAACTCTGATGATTTGTGCCTTCATCATGCAGATTCAATTGATTGCGGAAGTTATGAAGGTCACCTAACTCCAGACAAAACATACCCAGTAGCTTGCACAAAACTCGACATCTTAGTGGAAATGTTTACTCAGCTTGTGAGAGGACTACATTACATACATTCTCGAGGGATTATCCATCATGACATTAAGCCGAGCAATGTGTTTGTGGGTCAAAGTGAAAGTGGGTTACAGGTGCAGTTGGGAGATTTTGGCTTAGCTTGTCCTCTTCAACGATCACACAGTGGCTTAGCATTAGGAACTCATTTGTATGCAGCACCAGAACAATTAGATGGGCAGTGTAATCCCAAG agTGACATGTACTCTCTCGGTATAATACTTTTAGAGATGGTGGAACCATTTAGCACAGATATGGAGCGTGTTAAAACAATAACAGATCTGCGGAAAGGGCAAATACCGGCTCATCTCACTGCCAACTATCCTAAAATAGCGCACATTATTGGTAAACTGGTACAAAGGAAACCAAGTAAGCGTCTGGACACAAACCAACTGCTAGAAGAACTTAGGAATCTGTCAGAAAATAAAGATGAGAAAATCCAGTCACTAAAAGAAGAGTTAGCTGCAAAGGATGACGAGATTGCCAAATTGAAGATGATGCTTGCAAAGTTAAATTACCCTTCATAA